One window from the genome of Metabacillus flavus encodes:
- a CDS encoding helix-turn-helix transcriptional regulator has protein sequence MSFLTFHVPPFPTFIKGGQFSFKAGNRHFKRTFSVFDMLYVKRGELYMTENGVPYSVRDGEYLMLIPGREHYGHRESTVNTEVFWLHFKAEGEFGVHTEGHDNWLDAQKKEADFEQPAEYQFRIRQKARLEHPMAAEKLLENLLSITSQSADFPLRQQLYFQELMVHLQKEALNIPTAAEQVTNEAIRFLQAHYHEEIRMEDLSRNILFHQDYITRCMQKTLGLTPSQYLNQYRLSQAKRLLATTDDKIAFIAAETGINDATYFSKLFRKTEGMTPNEYRKVINRLRD, from the coding sequence ATGTCTTTTCTGACTTTTCATGTTCCGCCATTCCCAACCTTTATTAAAGGGGGCCAATTTTCTTTTAAAGCAGGAAACCGCCATTTTAAAAGAACATTCAGTGTATTTGACATGCTGTATGTGAAGCGGGGTGAACTGTATATGACGGAAAACGGAGTTCCGTATAGTGTGAGGGATGGAGAATACTTAATGCTGATACCGGGCCGGGAGCATTATGGCCATCGGGAAAGTACAGTGAATACGGAGGTTTTTTGGCTGCATTTTAAAGCCGAAGGGGAATTTGGTGTCCACACTGAGGGGCACGACAACTGGCTTGATGCACAAAAAAAAGAGGCTGATTTTGAACAGCCTGCTGAATATCAATTTCGGATTAGACAAAAAGCTCGGCTTGAGCATCCGATGGCAGCGGAAAAATTACTTGAAAACCTGCTGAGTATTACAAGCCAGTCAGCTGATTTCCCTCTAAGACAGCAGCTGTATTTTCAGGAATTGATGGTTCATCTGCAAAAAGAGGCACTCAATATCCCTACTGCTGCTGAACAGGTGACAAATGAAGCCATTCGGTTTTTACAGGCACATTATCATGAGGAAATCAGGATGGAGGACCTGTCGAGGAACATTCTTTTTCATCAGGATTACATCACTCGCTGCATGCAAAAAACTCTTGGGCTTACTCCGTCACAGTATTTAAACCAATACCGGCTTTCACAGGCCAAGAGGCTTTTAGCTACCACAGATGATAAAATTGCATTCATTGCAGCAGAAACGGGAATCAATGATGCTACCTATTTTTCAAAGCTGTTTCGCAAAACGGAGGGCATGACACCGAATGAGTATCGAAAGGTGATAAACAGGCTGCGTGATTGA
- a CDS encoding MATE family efflux transporter, with translation MTKNIDKKQLTLFALTWPIFIEIFLHMLMGNADTFMLSQYTDDSVAAAGVANQILNLVIVMFGFIATGSVILITQNIGAGKEQAAKDVAIMSVIANLMIGLLVSVVLFAFSKPILQIMNLSPSLLEEGNKYLGIVGTFIFIQALIMTGSSILRSYGYTKDTMFVTVCMNVLNIFGNYLLIFGAFGFPEMGIQGAAVSTVFSRVLGLMAVGILLVKRIPALKTIMDLKWIHLKNLLKIGIPSAGEQLAYNMSQMAITFFVAMIGTEALTTKIYAQNLMMFIFLFSISVSQGTQILVGRMVGAKKYEEAFNRCMKSLYLAIGASLLMAVIVSTFSDNLFDLFTNNEQIIQTGSMLILLTILLEPGRAFNLVIIGALRAAGDVKFPVYMGLISMWGISVPVAYLLGVHFGYGLAGVWIAFILDEWTRGIMMYIRWKSRKWVSKGFVEKEKTALQEQTV, from the coding sequence TTGACTAAAAATATAGATAAAAAACAATTAACTTTATTTGCTTTAACATGGCCGATTTTCATTGAAATTTTTCTTCATATGCTAATGGGAAACGCCGACACATTTATGCTCAGCCAATATACAGATGATTCAGTGGCAGCAGCGGGCGTGGCTAATCAGATTTTAAACCTGGTGATTGTCATGTTCGGATTTATTGCAACAGGGTCAGTCATCTTAATAACACAGAATATTGGAGCAGGGAAAGAACAAGCTGCTAAAGATGTGGCGATCATGTCGGTAATTGCCAATTTAATGATAGGACTGCTGGTCAGCGTCGTTCTTTTTGCGTTTAGTAAACCCATTCTTCAAATCATGAACCTTTCCCCTTCCCTCTTGGAAGAAGGAAACAAATATTTAGGAATTGTCGGCACCTTTATCTTTATTCAAGCTTTGATCATGACAGGCTCCTCTATCCTGCGGAGCTACGGCTATACGAAAGATACCATGTTCGTTACAGTCTGCATGAATGTACTGAATATTTTCGGGAACTATTTACTGATTTTTGGAGCTTTTGGCTTTCCTGAAATGGGGATTCAAGGGGCAGCCGTTTCAACCGTGTTTTCAAGGGTTTTAGGGCTGATGGCTGTGGGAATTCTCCTTGTAAAACGGATTCCGGCTCTAAAAACAATCATGGACCTTAAGTGGATCCACCTGAAAAATCTGCTAAAAATAGGCATTCCCTCAGCAGGGGAACAGCTTGCCTATAACATGTCCCAGATGGCCATCACCTTCTTTGTGGCTATGATTGGGACTGAAGCACTAACTACCAAAATCTATGCTCAAAACTTAATGATGTTTATCTTCCTCTTCAGCATCTCCGTCAGCCAGGGTACGCAAATCCTTGTTGGCCGGATGGTGGGAGCAAAGAAATATGAAGAAGCATTTAATCGCTGCATGAAAAGTCTTTATCTTGCGATTGGCGCATCTTTATTGATGGCAGTCATTGTAAGCACCTTCTCGGATAACCTGTTTGATTTATTCACGAACAACGAGCAAATCATTCAAACCGGCAGTATGCTGATTCTGCTAACCATTTTACTTGAGCCCGGAAGAGCCTTTAATCTCGTGATCATTGGAGCACTTAGAGCAGCCGGGGATGTGAAATTCCCTGTTTATATGGGGCTGATTTCAATGTGGGGGATCAGCGTCCCTGTCGCCTACCTGCTTGGTGTTCACTTCGGATACGGTCTTGCAGGCGTATGGATTGCCTTTATTCTCGATGAGTGGACAAGAGGAATTATGATGTACATCAGATGGAAATCAAGGAAGTGGGTATCAAAAGGATTTGTAGAAAAGGAAAAAACCGCCTTGCAGGAGCAGACGGTTTAA
- a CDS encoding GNAT family N-acetyltransferase: MIAAGKKVKLSWIDEQDYEELYLLKYGEANPEWKKWDAPYFHLERKTFEVYKRKMAEKPAGMEAKITADMQLIGTVAYYWEYEPSNWLEAGIVIYHPDFWSGGYGSEALALWIEHLFTSMPIPRVGITTWSGNERMMRTAAKQGMKLEGRMRKCRLYNGEYYDSIRMGILREEWDVRKSRSLP; encoded by the coding sequence ATGATTGCTGCAGGGAAAAAAGTAAAGCTTAGCTGGATTGACGAACAGGATTATGAAGAGCTGTATCTTTTAAAATATGGGGAAGCGAATCCTGAATGGAAGAAGTGGGATGCACCGTATTTTCACCTTGAAAGAAAAACATTTGAGGTTTATAAACGGAAAATGGCTGAAAAGCCTGCAGGTATGGAAGCTAAAATAACAGCAGACATGCAGCTGATAGGAACTGTAGCATACTATTGGGAGTATGAGCCTTCAAATTGGCTGGAGGCTGGTATTGTTATCTATCATCCGGATTTCTGGAGCGGAGGGTACGGATCGGAAGCTTTAGCCCTTTGGATTGAACATTTATTTACATCAATGCCGATTCCAAGGGTCGGTATCACGACGTGGTCAGGCAACGAACGCATGATGCGCACCGCTGCCAAACAGGGGATGAAGCTAGAGGGCAGGATGAGAAAATGCAGACTGTATAATGGCGAATATTACGATTCCATTAGAATGGGTATATTAAGAGAGGAATGGGACGTCAGAAAAAGCAGAAGTCTTCCATAG
- a CDS encoding amino acid permease: protein MSEQRHELKKELKDRHILMIALGGVIGTGLFLSTGFTIGEAGPGGAILAYLIGGFVMYLTMLCLGELAVALPHVGSYQKYATKFISPGAGYVVGWMGWLNWSVTVGLELLTVSILMKRWFPDVPAWIWCVVFAVLLFSINALSSKSFAEVEFWFASIKVITVLAFILLGGAAMFGLLQMGGGNPAPFFSNYTGQGGLFPNGLTAVLITMISVNFAFQGTELVGIAAGESENPEKTIPKAINNTAWRILIFFILSVFVLAGLFPWKEAGVMESPFVVVFDKIGIPYAADIMNFVIITAVLSVANSGLYATSRMLWSMSQEGMINKRFGKLSKRGVPINALIASMVVGCLCLLCGFFAEDTVYLWLLSIAGFGAVFVWASIALSNYMGRKSFLKKGGNIEDLKFKTPLYPIVPLTALAANVLVMISLAFIPDQRMALYCGIPFLVACALYYRFYAKGKMERKGFGEGENL, encoded by the coding sequence ATGTCAGAACAGCGTCATGAACTAAAAAAAGAATTAAAAGACAGACATATTTTAATGATTGCCCTTGGAGGGGTAATCGGTACAGGATTATTCTTGAGTACCGGCTTTACAATTGGCGAGGCTGGTCCCGGTGGAGCTATTCTTGCTTACCTGATTGGCGGATTTGTCATGTACTTGACAATGCTTTGCCTTGGTGAATTGGCGGTTGCACTTCCCCATGTTGGATCCTATCAAAAATATGCAACAAAGTTTATATCACCCGGAGCAGGCTATGTAGTGGGATGGATGGGCTGGCTGAACTGGTCGGTCACCGTCGGTTTAGAATTGCTTACCGTGAGTATATTAATGAAACGGTGGTTTCCGGATGTTCCGGCATGGATTTGGTGCGTCGTATTTGCTGTGCTGCTATTTAGCATTAACGCCTTATCCTCAAAAAGCTTTGCAGAAGTAGAATTCTGGTTTGCAAGTATTAAAGTCATAACTGTTCTTGCATTTATTTTGTTAGGCGGAGCCGCTATGTTTGGATTGCTTCAGATGGGGGGCGGCAATCCTGCACCATTTTTCAGCAATTATACCGGCCAAGGGGGGCTCTTTCCGAACGGATTGACCGCCGTTTTAATCACCATGATCAGTGTTAACTTTGCCTTTCAGGGCACTGAGCTCGTGGGGATTGCAGCGGGAGAAAGTGAAAATCCAGAAAAAACGATCCCAAAAGCTATTAATAACACAGCATGGAGGATCTTGATATTCTTTATTCTTTCTGTTTTTGTATTGGCAGGACTGTTTCCGTGGAAAGAAGCAGGCGTTATGGAAAGCCCGTTTGTCGTTGTATTTGATAAAATCGGGATCCCATATGCTGCCGATATTATGAACTTTGTTATTATTACCGCTGTCTTATCAGTTGCAAATTCCGGATTATATGCCACATCACGTATGCTTTGGTCAATGTCCCAAGAAGGGATGATCAATAAAAGATTCGGGAAACTGAGTAAAAGAGGAGTTCCAATCAATGCTTTGATTGCAAGCATGGTAGTTGGCTGTCTATGCCTGCTATGCGGATTTTTTGCAGAAGATACGGTGTACTTGTGGCTGCTATCAATAGCAGGATTTGGAGCGGTATTTGTTTGGGCATCGATTGCGCTTTCCAATTACATGGGAAGAAAATCATTTTTAAAAAAAGGCGGGAATATTGAGGATTTAAAATTCAAAACCCCACTATATCCAATTGTTCCGCTGACAGCACTCGCAGCGAATGTTCTAGTCATGATCAGTCTTGCCTTTATCCCTGATCAAAGAATGGCTCTTTACTGCGGAATTCCTTTCTTAGTCGCCTGTGCATTATATTATCGTTTTTACGCAAAGGGCAAAATGGAGAGGAAAGGTTTCGGAGAAGGAGAAAATCTATAG
- a CDS encoding alkene reductase, whose product MASYNKLFEPVKIGAFELKTRSAMAPMTRSFSDDETGVPGPEVAEYYRKRAEDGIGLIITEGVVISSRAKGNPGVPGIFTQEQIEGWKKVTEAVHKEGGTIAAQIWHVGRLSHPELIVGQTPEAPSAIAAEGQVPRFRKPYAVPEELSKDDVQKVIGQYAQAARNAIEAGFDGVEIHGAHGYLIDQFNSYQSNKRDDEYGGELAQRLSFMKQVIRAVIDEVGADRTIIRFSAHKVDAPDYRWEDADEAMRTYTEAFKETGIQIIHPSIMDAEEHIAENQTLYDLARKYWDGPIIGVGSLNADKAEAMLEKGVMDVAAFGRPLIANPDYLQKVKEGKELTPYEPKKHLVELV is encoded by the coding sequence ATGGCTTCTTATAATAAATTGTTCGAACCTGTAAAAATTGGAGCATTTGAATTAAAAACCCGCTCCGCTATGGCACCGATGACCCGTTCTTTCTCTGATGATGAAACTGGGGTGCCGGGTCCGGAAGTAGCGGAATATTACCGAAAACGTGCAGAAGACGGCATTGGCCTTATCATTACAGAAGGCGTTGTGATCAGCAGCCGTGCAAAGGGGAACCCCGGCGTACCAGGAATCTTTACTCAAGAACAAATCGAAGGCTGGAAAAAAGTAACGGAAGCCGTTCATAAAGAGGGCGGAACAATCGCTGCCCAAATCTGGCACGTTGGACGCCTTAGCCATCCAGAGCTAATCGTCGGCCAAACTCCTGAAGCTCCATCAGCGATTGCTGCTGAAGGTCAGGTACCTCGCTTCCGCAAGCCATATGCTGTTCCTGAAGAACTGTCAAAGGACGATGTTCAAAAGGTCATTGGACAATATGCGCAAGCAGCGCGCAATGCGATAGAAGCGGGCTTTGACGGAGTTGAAATTCATGGAGCCCACGGTTATCTGATTGATCAGTTCAATAGCTATCAATCCAATAAGCGTGATGACGAATACGGCGGAGAGCTTGCACAAAGGCTTTCATTCATGAAACAGGTCATCCGTGCTGTTATTGATGAAGTTGGTGCGGACCGCACCATTATCCGCTTCTCCGCTCATAAAGTAGACGCTCCCGACTATCGCTGGGAAGACGCAGATGAAGCGATGAGAACGTATACCGAGGCTTTCAAAGAAACGGGCATTCAAATCATTCACCCATCTATTATGGATGCAGAAGAACACATCGCAGAAAATCAAACACTGTATGACTTGGCCAGAAAATATTGGGACGGTCCAATCATCGGAGTCGGCAGCCTCAATGCTGATAAAGCAGAAGCAATGCTTGAAAAAGGCGTTATGGATGTTGCAGCATTTGGACGCCCGCTGATCGCCAACCCTGATTACTTGCAAAAAGTAAAAGAAGGAAAAGAATTAACCCCTTATGAACCGAAAAAACACCTGGTTGAACTGGTGTAA